From the genome of Desertibacillus haloalkaliphilus:
TGATTTCTCGTGGCGATGAAGAGCTATTCGAAGAGTCCGGTATGTAACTTTGCACCTGGAACTAAAATTGTAGGGAAATGGCACAACAAGCCTTATAAAATCATTAAGCAGTTAGGGTCTGGTGCGACTGGATCAGTGTATCTTGCTGATTCGCAAGATGGTAGAATCGCGTTGAAAATAGGAATAAATAATATGGCAATTACGTCCGAAGTAAACGTATTGAAGCATTTTTCAAAGGTCCAAGGACAAGTTCTTGGACCTTCTTTGTTAGATGTTGACGATCTTGTCAGTGGCGGAAATCAGTATCCTTTTTATGTAATGGAGTATTTAAAGGGACAGGAGCTACTACAGTTTATACAAAAGCGCGGTGACGAGTGGATTGGGATTTTAGTTGTACAATTATTAGGAGATCTTGATCGTCTTCATCGTGCGGGGTGGGTGTTTGGTGATTTGAAGCCAGATAACTTAATTGTAGTTGGACCACCTGCAAGGATTCGCTGGTTTGATGTTGGGGGGACAACGTTGTTAGGACGCTCCATTAAAGAATATACGGAGTTTTATGACCGAGGGTATTGGGGGCAGGGGACGCGTAAGGCTGAACCTAGTTATGATTTGTTTGCTGTTGCGATGATTATGATCAACTGTTGTTACCCTTCAAGGTTTGAAAAGAAGAGTGAAAAAGGAATTGAACAATTAAAGGAGGCTATTACAGCTAAATCATCATTACGCCCATATGAAGGTGTTCTTATGAAAGCGTTGCAAGGGCGATATGAGCATGCCCAGGAAATGAGAAAGGAGCTTGTTGATGCAATAAGTTCGCACACAACATATAAACCAAAACCGAAGCGGTCACAGCAAAGACAAGCAAAGAGAAAAAGAGAACGCAAGCAAAAATCTTCGGTGTTTGTTGAAATCTTTCTGGTCGTCTCTTTTATTCTTTTGGCATATATTCTATACTTATTTGGGCAATTAATGTAAAAGGTTGTTGAACACATCCTAAAACTAGAAAAATGAGTTCCCAGCGGCGTGGAGGAGTACCGATGAGAAGATCAGATAAAATGATGGATATCTGCTTATTAGCAGGAGAGATTATGCTAACCTATGGCGCTGAAACGTATCGTGTTGAAGAAAC
Proteins encoded in this window:
- a CDS encoding serine/threonine protein kinase gives rise to the protein MKSYSKSPVCNFAPGTKIVGKWHNKPYKIIKQLGSGATGSVYLADSQDGRIALKIGINNMAITSEVNVLKHFSKVQGQVLGPSLLDVDDLVSGGNQYPFYVMEYLKGQELLQFIQKRGDEWIGILVVQLLGDLDRLHRAGWVFGDLKPDNLIVVGPPARIRWFDVGGTTLLGRSIKEYTEFYDRGYWGQGTRKAEPSYDLFAVAMIMINCCYPSRFEKKSEKGIEQLKEAITAKSSLRPYEGVLMKALQGRYEHAQEMRKELVDAISSHTTYKPKPKRSQQRQAKRKRERKQKSSVFVEIFLVVSFILLAYILYLFGQLM